TTTTACAGGTCGAATTGGCGATCCCACTGGCAAATCCGTAGCAAGAAAACCATTAACGGAAGAAGAAGTACTGGCCAATGCCAGGACCTATGAACAACAAATCTTTAAAATTTTAGATCCAGAAAAAACCAAAGTACACTTTAATAGTACATGGCTTGCTCCCTTAAAATTTGAAGATGTTATAAAATTAGCTGCAACTACTACGGTCGCCAGAATGTTGGAACGCGAGGACTTTACAAAACGCATGAGGGAAAATTTACCCATCAGCATTCATGAGTTTTTCTATCCTTTAATGCAAGGCTATGATTCTGTTGCCCTGGAAGCAGATATAGAAATGGGAGGGACGGATCAAAAATTCAACTTGTTAATGGGACGAACTTTGCAAAAGGAATTTGGCCAAGAACCACAGGTTGCAATCATGATGCCAATTCTTGAGGGCCTTGATGGTGTAAATAAAATGAGTAAGAGTCTAGGTAACTATATCGGTATTGATGAACCACCACAAGAAATGTACGGAAAAACAATGTCTCTTCCAGATGAGTTAATGGTGCGCTATTTTGAGTTGGTTACACCAGTGCCTTTAGAAGAAGTTAAAGCAATTGCCAAGGGGTTGGAGGATGGTTCGCTGCATCCCAGGGATGTGAAGATGAGATTGGGCAGAGAAATTGTGACATTCTACCATGGACCCGAGGCGGCCCTGCAAGCAGAAGATCATTTTAAAACGGTCTTTCAAAAGGGGGAAATCCCTGATGAAATAGATGAGTTTTTAGTCTCGGGGGATTTACTTGAAGAAGGTTTAGTAGCGTTACCCAAGCTTCTAACCCAGGCTAAGCTAGCTGGTACCAATAGCGAAGCAAGGAGGCTTATAAAAGAAGGGGCAGTAAAAATTAACGGAGAGAAAGCAACTGATCCCAATATGAGATTGAAACCACAAGAAGGTATGATTATTCGGACGGGTAAACGTAAATTTGCTAAACTGATATTGAAATAAATAATCTAATAGGCTATAGGTTATCACCTTTTATTTCACCTCCACATATAGATAAGATGTGGAGGTGAAAGCTTTGTTTAAGAGGAAAAGACAAGTATCCGGTAAATTGTTGATTATATTTTTTATAGTGGGGTTGGTAGGAACTGTGGTCTTTATAGATCGTCTTCTGCAACCCACACTTTTTACCATTGCCCGGGTCAAGGCCATTCATATGGCAACGGAAATAGTAAATAAAATTGTTATGGAAAATTTAGCTCGGCAGCAATTAAAATATCAGGATTTCATCCAATTGCATAAGGATGAGGAAGGAAAAATTGTCTTTGTGCAGGCAGATACAATGAAGATCAATAAAGTATCCAATCAGATTACCCTTGAGATTCAAGAAAGCTTTAAGCAAATGGACAATCAAAGCATAAGCATTCCAGTGGGGCAATTGCTGGGAATTCATCTGCTGGCTGCCTTAGGGCCGGAATTAAACGTAAGGATGATTCCCTTGGGGATTATTCGAGTAGATGTTATTGACAAATTTGAGGGGGCCGGGATAAACCAAACCCGTCATTTAATTTGGTTAGATTTCCAATCGGAGTTTCAGATAGCCATCCCGTTATATAAAGAAGTATTTAAGGTTGCGACAAAAGTTCCACTGGCACAAAACATCATCGTGGGAGATGTTCCGCCGGCCCTTGTTACATTACAGGGAGGTATCCTGGGGAAATAAGATCTACAGCTCGGTGGCACGGGGTAGGTATTCTAGGTTCATAATAAGACCCGCAATAATGTTTGTATTGCGGGTCTTATTATGGGAAGATAAAGAATTTTATCTCATGTAATACAACAGTTGAGGTAGGTTGTTGGCAATGTGATTACTGTTGAATTTTATCGGGGCAACCCTTAGCGCCAGGAGATGACCGGTTCATTTCGCCGGGGGATACGATGGTAACGATATTTTGGATGACCAATGAGCAGTGCACCACAGCATCTATGATCTCCGGGTATTCCCAGGGCTTCTTTTGCCTGGGGATAAGCATTGGCAGCTAAGTTTAAAAATCCAGCCCAGCAAGCTCCTAGCCCCATGGAGAATGCAGCCAGTTCTAGATAAGTAAGGGCAATCACACAATCTGTTTGGGCCGTTGGTTGAGCGACCGGGGAGTGGGTTAAAATCACATGGGGTGCGTTGCGGCATATTTTATCTTCACCTTTTTCCCAGGAAGCAACTAAACTAGTTGCATAATTGGTGAAAGGGGCTGCAGGGTTTTCCTTCAGCATTAAACGCATCCAATCTATCACCAAACCAGCCATGCGGTTT
This genomic interval from Desulforamulus reducens MI-1 contains the following:
- the tyrS gene encoding tyrosine--tRNA ligase, coding for MLDFQKQLEIIRRGVAEIVPEEELVEKLKKSVASNKPLHIKLGLDPSAPDIHLGHTVVLQKLRQFQELGHNITIILGDFTGRIGDPTGKSVARKPLTEEEVLANARTYEQQIFKILDPEKTKVHFNSTWLAPLKFEDVIKLAATTTVARMLEREDFTKRMRENLPISIHEFFYPLMQGYDSVALEADIEMGGTDQKFNLLMGRTLQKEFGQEPQVAIMMPILEGLDGVNKMSKSLGNYIGIDEPPQEMYGKTMSLPDELMVRYFELVTPVPLEEVKAIAKGLEDGSLHPRDVKMRLGREIVTFYHGPEAALQAEDHFKTVFQKGEIPDEIDEFLVSGDLLEEGLVALPKLLTQAKLAGTNSEARRLIKEGAVKINGEKATDPNMRLKPQEGMIIRTGKRKFAKLILK
- a CDS encoding nitroreductase family protein; its protein translation is MSLFTVDSNKCKRDGICVAECPVGVIEMAGKEAFPRPVAGADQICINCGHCVAVCPHGALTLKTMQFQDCPPVQKDLLPSSEQTIHLLSSRRSIRTYKKQPVQHDTLLKLIDIARCAPSGSNKQPVNWLVIENTNEVNRMAGLVIDWMRLMLKENPAAPFTNYATSLVASWEKGEDKICRNAPHVILTHSPVAQPTAQTDCVIALTYLELAAFSMGLGACWAGFLNLAANAYPQAKEALGIPGDHRCCGALLIGHPKYRYHRIPRRNEPVISWR
- the yunB gene encoding sporulation protein YunB, which codes for MKALFKRKRQVSGKLLIIFFIVGLVGTVVFIDRLLQPTLFTIARVKAIHMATEIVNKIVMENLARQQLKYQDFIQLHKDEEGKIVFVQADTMKINKVSNQITLEIQESFKQMDNQSISIPVGQLLGIHLLAALGPELNVRMIPLGIIRVDVIDKFEGAGINQTRHLIWLDFQSEFQIAIPLYKEVFKVATKVPLAQNIIVGDVPPALVTLQGGILGK